One genomic window of Ruminococcus gauvreauii includes the following:
- a CDS encoding response regulator transcription factor yields MNILCKKLLLVDDERGVVDMLRSYFEMSSYLVYTAYSGAEALQKASCQPDLILLDITMPELDGLTVCERLRTHISCPILFLTARDDTADKIRGFQAGADDYIVKPFDIDELGARVAAHIRRENRKPEHSTLRFFNDMTIDYTKRILTINGTAVSLSKREFEIVELLSLNAGQIFDRERIYERIWGMDGSGSSDTIMEHIRKIRAKFASVSFHIYIETVWGVGYKWIG; encoded by the coding sequence ATGAACATTTTGTGCAAAAAACTCTTACTTGTAGATGATGAAAGAGGTGTCGTCGATATGCTCAGAAGTTATTTTGAAATGTCCTCGTATCTGGTCTATACAGCGTACAGCGGCGCGGAAGCACTGCAGAAGGCTTCCTGTCAGCCCGATTTGATTCTTCTTGACATCACAATGCCCGAACTGGACGGCCTCACAGTCTGCGAACGCCTCCGTACACACATTTCCTGTCCGATTCTTTTTCTGACTGCCCGCGATGATACAGCAGATAAAATCAGAGGATTTCAGGCAGGTGCGGATGATTACATCGTTAAGCCCTTTGATATCGACGAGCTGGGGGCAAGGGTCGCGGCACATATTCGGCGTGAAAACAGAAAACCGGAGCATTCCACTCTCCGTTTTTTTAATGATATGACTATCGATTATACGAAACGGATACTTACGATAAACGGAACCGCCGTCTCGTTATCAAAGAGAGAATTCGAGATCGTAGAATTACTATCCCTGAACGCAGGTCAGATTTTTGACCGTGAACGTATCTATGAACGTATATGGGGAATGGATGGATCCGGCAGCAGCGATACGATCATGGAACATATCCGGAAAATCCGGGCCAAGTTCGCCTCCGTCTCGTTTCACATATATATCGAAACTGTATGGGGGGTTGGATATAAATGGATTGGATAA
- a CDS encoding adaptor protein MecA: MKIEKINDNQIRCTLTSDDLANREIKLSELAYGTDKAKNLFRDMMLKAQNELGFEADNIPLMIEAIPVTPDSIVLIITKVEDPEELDTRFSKFTPTSEISLDVSETPQVSGADDIIDIFQKLCEAKLKGRAAKKETKEETAPTSEPAVNLVRLFSFQSLDDVIEAAHALNGFFEGTNSLYKNLQQKTFALVLHQSDRTPEEFNKICNMLSEYGIGKAFSAAGEAYLLEHGETIIKNTALQQLVQL, translated from the coding sequence ATGAAGATTGAAAAGATCAACGACAACCAGATACGTTGTACGCTTACCAGTGATGATTTAGCCAACCGTGAAATTAAACTTAGTGAATTGGCTTACGGTACCGATAAAGCCAAGAATCTATTTCGAGATATGATGCTGAAAGCTCAAAATGAGCTTGGATTTGAAGCAGATAATATTCCTCTTATGATTGAGGCAATTCCGGTTACTCCGGACAGCATTGTCCTGATCATAACGAAAGTCGAAGATCCTGAAGAGCTGGATACACGCTTTTCCAAATTCACACCGACATCTGAGATTTCTCTGGATGTTTCTGAGACGCCTCAGGTATCTGGTGCCGATGACATCATTGACATTTTTCAAAAACTTTGTGAGGCGAAGTTAAAAGGACGAGCCGCGAAAAAAGAGACCAAGGAAGAGACAGCTCCGACTTCCGAACCCGCAGTGAATCTGGTTCGCCTGTTCAGTTTTCAGTCACTCGACGATGTAATCGAAGCGGCACACGCCTTAAATGGATTTTTCGAGGGTACAAATTCCCTTTACAAGAACCTCCAGCAAAAAACATTTGCGCTGGTTCTTCACCAGTCAGACCGTACACCGGAAGAATTCAATAAGATCTGCAACATGCTTTCAGAATACGGCATTGGGAAGGCATTTTCTGCAGCTGGTGAGGCATATCTGCTGGAACACGGCGAAACGATCATTAAAAATACAGCATTACAACAACTGGTTCAGCTTTAA
- a CDS encoding glycosyl hydrolase family 18 protein codes for MKKKAAPILVVILLIILVAAAGVLSFVIKRFTPSNEKMDGSEYFGLEQDTDVALVVNREVLEDAGKFIDGNIYIQDATVSKYINQRFYWDANNKVMLYTLPEEVITLTPDITEYLVAGETQKEEVPMIRSEGDVFYVSLEFLKKYSDMSCEAYEDPARVVISTEAGSVQMVDASSDYEIRQKGGIKSPILTEGKKGDALYYLESMENWTKVSTSDGYTGYIRNEDISGVREEESAVKTQGLEYTSIRKDYKINLGWHMMMNREGNQELASKIEGCTGLNTISPTWYTFADDKGKLQSLASPAYVKQAHEAGIEVWGLIENINTEVSTLDVLSVTENRTKIIQQLMKSAKWTGMDGINVDFESITEDSAPHYVQFIRELSVACRKAQLVLSVDNPVPQPYNEFYNLKEQGIMADYVIIMGYDEHYSGSEEAGSVASLPFVKDGIEQTLKEVPKEKVINAIPFYTRLWTQPYGSSNITSETMGMDTAAAYVREHQMETYWDGEAGQNVAELQGDDALYQIWLEDDQSVEEKMKLIQSYDLAGVASWQLGYQNNSVWAVISKYLQ; via the coding sequence ATGAAAAAAAAGGCAGCTCCGATACTGGTTGTCATTCTGTTGATAATTTTGGTAGCGGCAGCCGGTGTGTTGTCATTTGTCATCAAGAGGTTTACACCGAGCAATGAGAAGATGGACGGCAGTGAATATTTTGGACTGGAACAGGATACGGATGTGGCACTTGTGGTAAACCGGGAAGTGCTGGAGGATGCAGGGAAATTTATCGATGGAAACATCTATATACAGGACGCCACGGTGAGTAAATATATAAACCAGAGGTTTTACTGGGATGCAAATAACAAGGTCATGCTTTATACGCTTCCTGAAGAAGTGATCACACTGACACCGGACATTACGGAATATCTGGTTGCCGGGGAAACACAAAAGGAAGAGGTTCCGATGATCAGATCGGAAGGTGATGTTTTTTATGTTTCTCTTGAGTTTCTGAAAAAATACAGTGATATGTCCTGCGAGGCATATGAGGATCCGGCAAGGGTCGTGATCAGTACAGAAGCCGGCAGCGTACAGATGGTTGATGCGTCTTCCGATTATGAGATACGGCAGAAGGGCGGCATAAAAAGCCCGATCCTGACGGAGGGAAAGAAGGGAGATGCCCTGTATTACCTGGAGTCGATGGAGAACTGGACAAAAGTGTCTACGAGTGACGGATATACCGGCTATATCCGAAATGAAGATATTTCCGGAGTGCGGGAAGAAGAGTCCGCTGTAAAGACTCAGGGATTGGAATACACCAGCATCCGGAAAGATTACAAGATCAATCTGGGATGGCACATGATGATGAACCGTGAAGGCAATCAGGAACTTGCGTCTAAGATTGAAGGCTGTACCGGACTCAATACAATTTCACCGACGTGGTATACCTTTGCGGATGATAAAGGAAAACTACAGTCTCTGGCTAGCCCGGCATATGTGAAGCAGGCGCATGAGGCCGGGATCGAGGTCTGGGGACTGATTGAAAATATTAATACTGAAGTCAGTACGCTCGATGTTCTCTCTGTCACAGAAAACCGGACGAAAATCATACAGCAGCTGATGAAATCGGCTAAGTGGACGGGAATGGACGGTATCAACGTGGACTTTGAAAGCATAACGGAAGACAGTGCGCCGCACTATGTGCAGTTTATCAGGGAGCTTTCTGTTGCGTGCCGAAAAGCACAGCTTGTACTGTCTGTGGACAACCCCGTTCCGCAGCCATACAATGAATTTTACAACCTGAAAGAACAGGGGATCATGGCGGATTACGTAATTATTATGGGATATGATGAGCATTATTCAGGTTCGGAGGAAGCGGGATCCGTTGCTTCCCTGCCTTTTGTGAAAGATGGAATTGAACAGACACTGAAAGAGGTACCGAAAGAGAAAGTGATCAATGCCATACCATTTTATACGAGATTGTGGACTCAGCCGTATGGATCCAGCAACATTACCAGCGAGACAATGGGAATGGATACAGCTGCCGCTTATGTGAGGGAGCATCAGATGGAGACATACTGGGACGGTGAAGCCGGACAGAATGTAGCTGAGCTTCAGGGAGATGATGCATTGTATCAGATCTGGCTGGAAGATGACCAGTCAGTCGAGGAAAAAATGAAACTGATTCAGTCATATGACCTGGCAGGTGTCGCGTCATGGCAGCTCGGATACCAGAACAACAGTGTGTGGGCTGTGATCAGCAAATACCTGCAGTAG